In the genome of Halanaerobiales bacterium, the window AGTTCATTGCATATTCAAATGCTTCAACTGGATTATCATTTTGAGTAATATGCATCAAATTTCTTATCTCCCAACTTTTCTTCCCACCTTTTTTAACTTGTTTTTTAAAGGATTTTATTGTATAATCTCTAAAAAATTTAATGAAAAAGATCATTAACCAACGAGCAATAGCCGGTGGGATTTTCATATAATCTATTGCATGACCAGTAGCTATTACATTTTTGATCCGGGGCTCAAATGCCGAAGCTCTTAAACAAAACCACCCTCCCATAGAAATTCCAAAAATGGATACATTATCTATATCAAAATAATCTAAAATCGTTTTAACAGGTTTTTCCCACCTATAGTCTAAAGCTAATCCTTGCTTTATTAAAACTTTCCCCTGGCCAGGCCCTTCAAAACCTAAAACTTCAAAACCATAATCTCTAAGGTATTTCATCATATAATAAAACTCTTCAATAAAAGAATCAAAACCACCATGTAATAGTATTGTCCCTTTTTTCTCTTTTTCAGGTATTAATCTAATTACAGGTATATATCCAGACTCATATGGTACTTCAAGTATCTCTTTTTTATCCTCCACAAT includes:
- a CDS encoding alpha/beta fold hydrolase → MNRNKGQDISFPVGYFNFNEKQVFNFQLNRWYSLGFANFEDFKMIGKKIDSFKKWKAEMRKFAEKAISEDKVMNAAIYYRAAEFYTFEKFEKEYLYDKFSELFYKAIVEDKKEILEVPYESGYIPVIRLIPEKEKKGTILLHGGFDSFIEEFYYMMKYLRDYGFEVLGFEGPGQGKVLIKQGLALDYRWEKPVKTILDYFDIDNVSIFGISMGGWFCLRASAFEPRIKNVIATGHAIDYMKIPPAIARWLMIFFIKFFRDYTIKSFKKQVKKGGKKSWEIRNLMHITQNDNPVEAFEYAMNLNESNLYSELVKQNVFLMTAKNDHFIPFKMHKMQKRALTNVKSLTERVFTKDEQADNHCQIGNIQLMLDTVIDWLDDKC